A stretch of the Argentina anserina chromosome 6, drPotAnse1.1, whole genome shotgun sequence genome encodes the following:
- the LOC126798964 gene encoding lipid phosphate phosphatase gamma has translation MAPHKAVTLTHVRYEKGDLLGHFLAWISLIPVFISLGGFVSHFIFRRELQGMFFAIGLIISQLINELIKDFFQQARPATCALLEMCDSHGWPSSHSQYMFFFAVYFTLLTYKGIGLRDTNNKLAVIFLPWCLALLTMWSRVYLGYHTVGQVFAGSGLGVFLGGLWFWVVNSVLVCFFPMIEESAFGRFFYVKDTSHIPNVLEFEYDNARKARSEMAAKCD, from the coding sequence atGGCGCCCCACAAAGCCGTGACGCTGACCCACGTCCGGTACGAGAAGGGCGACCTTTTAGGCCACTTCTTGGCCTGGATATCCCTCATCCCAGTCTTCATCTCCCTCGGCGGCTTCGTCTCCCACTTCATCTTCCGCCGCGAGCTTCAAGGCATGTTCTTTGCCATCGGCCTCATCATCTCCCAACTCATCAACGAACTCATCAAGGACTTCTTCCAGCAAGCCCGTCCCGCCACGTGTGCCCTCCTCGAAATGTGCGACTCCCACGGCTGGCCCTCCAGCCACTCCCAGTACATGTTCTTCTTCGCTGTCTACTTCACTCTCTTGACCTACAAAGGGATTGGTCTGCGAGATACCAACAACAAGTTGGCCGTGATTTTCTTGCCGTGGTGCTTGGCTTTGCTGACGATGTGGTCGAGGGTGTACTTGGGGTACCATACTGTGGGGCAGGTGTTTGCTGGGTCGGGGTTGGGGGTTTTTCTTGGGGGGTTGTGGTTTTGGGTTGTGAATTCTGTGTTggtttgtttctttccaatGATTGAGGAGAGTGCGTTTGGGAGGTTCTTTTATGTTAAGGATACTTCTCATATACCCAATGTGTTGGAGTTTGAGTATGATAATGCGAGGAAGGCGAGGAGCGAAATGGCTGCCAAGTGCGATTGA
- the LOC126799247 gene encoding LOW QUALITY PROTEIN: probable disease resistance protein At4g27220 (The sequence of the model RefSeq protein was modified relative to this genomic sequence to represent the inferred CDS: inserted 1 base in 1 codon) produces the protein MASTSQVAPASSIPSSAPFCKYDVFLSFRGKDTRKGITFELYDRLQNRCGIKIFMDDQDLEVGDVISPTLLAAIEESRFAIVVLSQNYASSPWCLVELAKICQCMKDNKRILPLFYHVDPSDVRYQKRSFEEAFTKHEISGRHREEVQQWKDALKKVANFSGWHTQNYKTERELIAAVVESMCSKIRPGETKFTMSQGDFEAYEATTEAMNEVMKALKDDEVTVIGLYGIGGVGKTTMVEHVGAQARSTGIFHYVIMAVVSQSPDFRKIQGTLADLLEVKLEGETEIGRASRLQKEIIRRNKVLIILDDIWEMIDLSKLGIPTYAKLQRCNSKILLTTRRLNVCHSMESQINIPLNILSEEDSWKLFVKKXRKSFEKSTYFYDIARKVAKECAGLPIALIAVARALGDKDLDEWEAAAQRLKASQPVHPEDDGKVVLKCVKLSYDYLRSNDARSCFLLCCLFPEDYDIPIEDLLGYGLGNGVFEHCNTLQEARAAAHSEVKYLKASSLLLGGKLDEQVRMHDVVRDMAILISFSEDSQRFFVKAGCELKNWPKINTQNAYSAISLMWNEIRKLPKESVCPRLQILSLRHNVDLNEIPEPFFLCPSALRILDLSDTSISILPRSFSLLTNLQALYLDFCEKITDISIVGQLEKLEILSMKEYTLKELSREIGGLTNLRKLDVSFDSSRFGGMVTIPSEVISKLGKLEELYMLYCGFWHWGSKVLGGGEDTNVDFAEITRLPYLNILTVCISDAKCIPNTVELDPNWVYFDICISRGRRMIPSQSQYGHNIRSLILDKTISTLPYWFVNAVTKKSEKLEYEDCRELDNILVEHDHGMLHGLKHLSVSGPCKKLQELMNTRTGVPNKPVFENLEELHLYGLDCLKELCVGKLLPGSLHNLKVLHVSSCCDLKNVLLPSNLLQRLPNLERLICHAVASIKHVFGCEEFEAEQSKLREMKLLNLDAVRSICNVPDRPAMFQNLKSLFLYKCKFMRNIFTSDVGHCPFQLEDLFVESCPCFEGVIKAGKETMNTKILLPKLKNLVLVDLPVLYFGRDTIDINCPSLDHVYVKRCPLFPFSTFSSKLFSRIHFNDKQHYYFLRKRMLEEFGEDKCL, from the exons ATGGCTTCAACCTCCCAAGTAGCCCCTGCATCATCAATTCCTTCATCAGCTCCTTTCTGCAAGTATGATGTGTTTTTAAGTTTTAGGGGTAAAGATACTCGCAAGGGTATAACATTCGAATTATACGATCGACTGCAAAATAGGTGTGGAATTAAAATATTCATGGATGACCAAGACCTTGAAGTAGGGGATGTTATTTCTCCAACTCTCCTTGCGGCAATTGAAGAATCAAGGTTTGCAATTGTTGttctctcacaaaactatgCATCTTCTCCTTGGTGTTTGGTGGAACTTGCAAAGATATGTCAATGCATGAAAGACAATAAGAGAATTCTGCCACTTTTTTATCACGTCGATCCCTCTGATGTACGATATCAAAAGAGGAGTTTTGAGGAGGCATTCACTAAGCATGAAATTTCTGGGAGACACAGAGAAGAGGTGCAGCAATGGAAAGATGCTTTGAAGAAAGTGGCCAATTTTTCGGGTTGGCATACACAGAATTATAA GACTGAAAGAGAACTTATTGCAGCCGTTGTGGAATCTATGTGCAGTAAAATACGGCCTGGTGAAACTAAGTTTACAATGTCTCAGGGAGATTTTGAAGCTTATGAAGCAACGACAGAAGCCATGAATGAGGTTATGAAGGCCCTAAAAGATGATGAAGTCACTGTCATAGGACTCTATGGAATCGGAGGGGTGGGAAAGACAACCATGGTGGAACATGTTGGTGCACAAGCCCGCAGTACAGGGATTTTTCATTATGTGATTATGGCCGTTGTATCCCAAAGCCCTGACTTCAGAAAAATTCAAGGAACATTGGCAGATCTGTTGGAGGTCAAATTAGAGGGGGAGACAGAAATTGGAAGAGCTAGTAGATTACAGAAGGAGATAATTAGAAGAAATAAGGTCCTTATAATTTTGGACGACATTTGGGAGATGATAGACTTGTCCAAACTAGGAATTCCTACCTATGCCAAGCTCCAAAGATGCAATTCCAAAATCCTACTCACCACAAGGAGATTGAATGTTTGTCATTCTATGGAGAGCCAAATAAACATCCCTCTCAATATCTTATCAGAAGAAGATTCTTGGAAATTGTTTGTGAAGA CAAGAAAGTCTTTTGAAAAATCGACTTATTTCTATGATATTGCAAGGAAGGTCGCCAAAGAATGTGCTGGTCTACCAATTGCGTTAATAGCTGTTGCGAGGGCACTTGGAGATAAAGATTTGGATGAATGGGAGGCAGCAGCTCAACGACTGAAGGCTTCTCAACCTGTCCACCCTGAAGATGATGGGAAAGTTGTTTTGAAATGTGTCAAGTTAAGTTATGATTACTTGAGATCTAATGACGCCAGATCATGCTTCTTACTTTGCTGCCTATTTCCAGAGGATTATGATATCCCAATTGAGGACTTGCTGGGGTATGGGCTTGGCAATGGAGTATTTGAACACTGCAACACATTGCAAGAGGCCCGTGCCGCTGCTCATTCAGAGGTCAAGTACCTTAAAGCTTCTAGCTTGCTTTTGGGCGGTAAACTTGACGAACAAGTTAGGATGCATGATGTCGTTAGGGATATGGCCATACTAATTTCGTTCTCTGAAGACAGCCAACGGTTTTTTGTGAAAGCTGGTTGTGAATTAAAGAATTGGCCAAAGATTAATACACAGAACGCCTACTCTGCGATCTCACTAATGTGGAATGAAATCCGCAAGCTACCAAAAGAGTCGGTATGTCCAAGACTTCAGATTTTATCACTAAGGCATAATGTTGATTTGAATGAGATCCCAGAACCCTTTTTCTTATGTCCGAGTGCATTAAGGATCTTGGATCTGAGCGACACAAGTATTTCTATATTACCCCGGTCATTTAGTCTCTTGACCAACCTCCAAGCTTTGTATTTAGATTTTTGCGAAAAAATAACTGACATTTCCATAGTTGGACAACTTGAGAAGCTTGAGATTCTTAGTATGAAAGAGTATACTCTCAAAGAGTTGTCAAGAGAAATAGGAGGTTTGACCAATCTAAGGAAGTTGGATGTCAGTTTTGATAGTTCTCGGTTCGGAGGTATGGTCACAATTCCATCTGAAGTTATATCAAAGTTAGGTAAATTAGAAGAACTGTACATGTTGTACTGTGGATTTTGGCATTGGGGGAGTAAAGTTctgggaggaggagaagatacTAATGTTGACTTTGCTGAGATAACTCGCTTACCATACCTGAACATATTGAcagtttgcatatctgatgCAAAATGCATCCCGAATACTGTTGAGCTGGATCCGAATTGGGTTTactttgatatatgtatcagCAGAGGCAGAAGAATGATACCTAGTCAGTCTCAATATGGTCATAACATACGATCTTTGATCCTTGACAAAACCATCAGTACCTTGCCGTATTGGTTTGTGAACGCGGTGACAAAGAAATCAGAGAAGCTAGAGTATGAAGACTGCAGAGAGTTAGATAACATTCTTGTGGAACATGATCATGGGATGTTACATGGACTGAAGCATCTCTCTGTAAGTGGTCCGTGTAAGAAGTTGCAGGAGTTGATGAACACAAGAACTG GGGTTCCTAATAAACCAGTGTTCGAGAACTTGGAGGAGTTGCACTTGTATGGACTGGATTGTTTGAAGGAGTTATGTGTTGGTAAATTACTACCTGGTTCCCtacacaatttgaaggtattaCATGTCTCTAGTTGCTGTGATTTGAAAAATGTACTTTTACCATCAAACTTGTTACAGCGTCTACCAAATCTGGAGAGATTAATTTGTCATGCTGTGGCTAGCATTAAACATGTGTTCGGATGTGAAGAGTTTGAGGCAGAACAATCAAAACTAAGAGAGATGAAGTTGTTGAATCTAGATGCAGTAAGAAGCATATGTAATGTTCCAGATCGACCTGCAATGTTCCAGAATCTCAAGAGCCTGTTCCTTTACAAATGCAAGTTTATGCGAAATATTTTCACATCTGATGTAGGTCATTGTCCTTTTCAATTGGAAGACCTTTTTGTAGAGAGTTGCCCTTGCTTTGAAGGAGTAATTAAAGCAGGCAAGGAAACCATGAACACCAAAATCCTTCTTCCGAAATTGAAGAACTTAGTTTTGGTGGATCTTCCTGTGTTGTACTTTGGCAGGGATACTATTGATATCAACTGTCCTTCACTGGATCACGTTTATGTCAAGCGCTGCCCCCTGTTTCCGTTTTCCACCTTTTCTTCTAAATTATTCAGCAGGATCCATTTCAATGATAAACAACATTACTACTTTCTTCGGAAGAG AATGCTGGAAGAGTTTGGAGAAGACAAATGCTTATAG
- the LOC126799504 gene encoding uncharacterized protein LOC126799504, whose amino-acid sequence MHFPVLVHSLSHFFTESKTMWPALFAAAVAASTALLAKNHLSSMSAAGITDSDPRNDAVSEVATPQRSVSRSPTLLWDSDCEDQFKDGIFRFSSDGDGSSEKKKKTRSRLLLKKKKKEAAAVEEELKKKKKSGKRVGVCLKKKRKTNVASKCGSSSNSKDTASLFSWGLNIGIMYMMTAGKDEINKLNTTMDETAKVVQELKSELNKRKASQSQQVSCSESEANTQYQSPSCKRAPTELKKLNADNSEPNYMRASSFQISDDIECPSSVLTEEQEPEPEPEVMDMDQLEAELESELQKLPWCSTEILHQGGFRNPGKDIVSEVSAQRFHGQAAQGINVEQFQGVLPAELDQKLCHVLIEQQEGHIVELESELQSAQSKLQEKESELQALKDCVKRLTQISLSTVSDDENEVHNEQEQTTHCHHDMEGSESIKPLVGMKRPIDYEA is encoded by the exons ATGCATTTTCCAGTTCTTGTTCACTCACTGAGTCACTTCTTCACCGAGTCAAAAACAATGTGGCCGGCTCTCTTCGCCGCCGCGGTGGCCGCCTCCACCGCACTCCTCGCTAAAAACCACCTCTCCTCCATGTCCGCCGCCGGGATCACCGACTCTGATCCCCGAAACGACGCCGTCTCGGAGGTCGCGACGCCGCAGCGCTCTGTTTCTCGATCGCCGACGCTGCTGTGGGACAGCGACTGCGAGGATCAGTTCAAGGACGGGATCTTTAGGTTTTCGAGCGACGGCGATGGGAGTAgcgagaaaaagaagaagacgagGTCGCGATTGTTgctcaagaagaagaagaaagaggcggcggcggtggaggaggagctgaagaagaagaagaagagtgggAAGAGAGTTGGTGTTtgcttgaagaagaagaggaagacgaATGTGGCTTCCAAATGTGGATCGTCTTCCAATTCCAAAG ATACTGCCTCATTGTTTAGCTGGGGACTTAACATTGGGATCATGTACATGATGACTGCTGGAAAAGATGAAATCAATAAGCTTAACACGACCATGGATGAGACTGCAAAAGTTGTGCAAGAGTTAAAATCCGAgctaaataaaagaaaagcatCACAAAGTCAACAAGTCTCTTGCTCTGAAAGTGAAGCCAATACACAATATCAGAGCCCTAGTTGCAAGCGTGCTCCAACAGAACTCAAGAAGCTAAATGCGGACAACAGTGAACCTAATTATATGAGAGCTTCCAGCTTCCAAATATCTGATGATATCGAATGCCCAAGTAGTGTTCTTACAGAAGAGCAGGAGCCGGAGCCAGAGCCAGAGGTTATGGACATGGATCAATTGGAAGCAGAACTTGAATCTGAATTGCAAAAGCTTCCTTGGTGCTCTACAGAAATTCTTCATCAAGGGGGATTCAGAAATCCAGGAAAG GATATTGTCTCTGAAGTTTCAGCGCAAAGGTTTCATGGACAAGCAGCACAGGGTATTAATGTTGAGCAATTTCAAGGAGTATTACCAGCTGAACTAGACCAGAAATTATGCCATGTGCTCATTGAACAGCAGGAAGGCCATATTGTGGAGTTGGAATCTGAACTGCAGTCTGCCCAATCAAAACTCCAAGAAAAAGAATCTGAACTTCAAGCATTGAAGGACTGCGTTAAACGCCTGACTCAGATATCTCTTTCAACTGTCTCAG ATGATGAAAATGAGGTTCACAATGAACAAGAGCAGACCACTCATTGTCATCACGACATGGAAGGATCTGAGTCAATAAAACCACTTGTTGGGATGAAAAGACCCATCGATTATGAAGCCTGA
- the LOC126796803 gene encoding protein LIM1-like, whose protein sequence is MSHTRSSMVLATFVLLLVMSGLEVQGQTSTCGVTFFASIIQLIPCRPAVVPFSPIPPSETCCTALKALGQPCLCTLVSGPPISGVDRNMAMQLPDKCNANFEPCSIMN, encoded by the coding sequence ATGAGCCACACTAGAAGCTCCATGGTTCTTGCAACTTTTGTGCTTCTGTTAGTGATGTCAGGTTTGGAGGTGCAAGGCCAAACCTCTACTTGTGGTGTTACCTTCTTTGCATCAATAATTCAGCTAATACCTTGTAGACCAGCTGTGGTTCCTTTTAGCCCCATCCCACCAAGTGAGACTTGCTGCACTGCACTCAAAGCTCTAGGCCAGCCCTGCCTCTGCACTCTCGTCAGCGGCCCTCCGATCTCTGGCGTTGATCGCAACATGGCAATGCAGCTCCCCGATAAGTGCAATGCCAACTTTGAACCATGCTCGATTATGAATTAG
- the LOC126799834 gene encoding uncharacterized protein LOC126799834 — protein MMLPAKPISSPGRSDKFPPPLMRFLRTNAGSKSRGRLRSSPMFVRKKNATAVETQEPSSPKVTCMGQVRVRRASSAASSRPGRGRRAGASTRKRCGWIHNAVFCSDFPGKIKPKSCRHLWRRWVPFFQAGFCSRAQIEDDPPKIETRIGEEVRGFSSDEEEEEREEQEFERKAKVFALAASSSSPPKNALLLTRCRSAPYRSSSLACRFWGSPNRAEEETGEEEQEQSKTGEEEEEEQSIGNRENERPQSGRESTSDQESRIEQKNEDRIEFFKGLENSIRERMAKSASIEDSKEGEFGSESARPLILTRCKSEPASRTAAEKLDPDSLIHSHQVFVIN, from the coding sequence ATGATGCTACCCGCGAAGCCCATATCGAGTCCGGGTCGGAGCGACAAGTTCCCGCCGCCGTTGATGAGGTTTCTGAGGACCAATGCCGGGAGCAAAAGCCGAGGTCGGTTACGTTCGAGTCCGATGTTTGTGAGGAAGAAGAACGCCACCGCTGTTGAAACCCAAGAGCCTTCTTCTCCCAAAGTCACCTGCATGGGCCAGGTCCGGGTCCGCCGTGCCTCCTCCGCGGCTTCTTCCCGACCCGGAAGGGGGAGAAGGGCCGGAGCTTCGACCCGGAAAAGGTGCGGGTGGATCCATAACGCCGTGTTCTGCAGCGACTTTCCCGGCAAAATCAAGCCCAAATCTTGCAGGCACCTCTGGCGGAGATGGGTGCCGTTTTTTCAAGCTGGGTTTTGCTCCAGAGCTCAAATTGAAGATGACCCACCGAAAATTGAGACCCGAATTGGGGAAGAAGTCCGAGGGTTTAGttctgatgaagaagaagaagaacgtgAAGAACAAGAATTTGAGAGAAAAGCCAAGGTGTTTGCTCTTGctgcttcttcatcatcaccgCCGAAGAACGCTTTGCTATTAACTCGGTGTAGATCTGCGCCGTACAGGTCGTCTTCTTTGGCTTGTAGATTTTGGGGCTCACCAAACAGAGCTGAAGAAGAAACAggggaagaagaacaagaacagaGCAAAACaggggaggaagaagaagaagaacagagCATTGGAAACAGAGAAAATGAGAGACCCCAATCAGGACGAGAGTCCACTTCGGATCAAGAATCGAGAATTGAGCAGAAAAACGAGGACAGGATTGAATTTTTCAAGGGATTGGAGAACTCAATCAGAGAGAGAATGGCCAAgtctgcaagcattgaagattCGAAAGAAGGGGAGTTTGGATCAGAGTCAGCTCGGCCTTTGATCCTCACAAGGTGTAAATCAGAACCAGCAAGCAGAACAGCGGCAGAGAAACTCGACCCAGATTCCTTGATTCATTCCCACCAAGTGTTTGTGATTAATTAG
- the LOC126799502 gene encoding uncharacterized protein LOC126799502 isoform X1 has product MKGRLFWDSPATSRRLRPQIRSILDCFGVSWLDFYLFGICDEALNPIRSLLDRFDHLTPNWWISVPPRSWRSFWELIILRDSNYPVNGSGKLVTHRVREGNCWNPVCLHVLCTDTG; this is encoded by the exons ATGAAGGGCCGACTGTTCTGGGACTCTCCGGCGACTTCACGGCGTCTCCGGCCACAGATTAGGTCGATTCTG GactgttttggtgtttcttgGCTTGATTTCTACCTCTTTGGCATCTGTGATGAAGCCTTGAACCCGATTAGGAGCCTTCTGGATCGATTTGATCATTTGACTCCGAATTGGTGGATTTCTGTTCCACCGAGATCGTGGAGAAGCTTCTGGGAATTGATTATTCTAAG GGACTCCAATTACCCGGTGAACGGAAGTGGAAAGCTTGTGACTCACAGAGTACGCGAGGGAAATTGTTGGAATCCAG TGTGTCTGCATGTACTGTGCACTGATACGGGATAA
- the LOC126799502 gene encoding uncharacterized protein LOC126799502 isoform X2, giving the protein MKGRLFWDSPATSRRLRPQIRSILDCFGVSWLDFYLFGICDEALNPIRSLLDRFDHLTPNWWISVPPRSWRSFWELIILRLGTPITR; this is encoded by the exons ATGAAGGGCCGACTGTTCTGGGACTCTCCGGCGACTTCACGGCGTCTCCGGCCACAGATTAGGTCGATTCTG GactgttttggtgtttcttgGCTTGATTTCTACCTCTTTGGCATCTGTGATGAAGCCTTGAACCCGATTAGGAGCCTTCTGGATCGATTTGATCATTTGACTCCGAATTGGTGGATTTCTGTTCCACCGAGATCGTGGAGAAGCTTCTGGGAATTGATTATTCTAAG ACTAGGGACTCCAATTACCCGGTGA
- the LOC126800406 gene encoding uncharacterized protein LOC126800406: MELTYHSIFITIFLLFLLTTPFFAKGTGISEMVDSTTEVYEIDYRGPETHSSIPPPGHLHGKKKPSPSPSVIHKESVTGSPKSKRFRGGNYYMGRKAKNIHG; the protein is encoded by the exons ATGGAGCTCACGTATCACTCTATCTTCATCaccatctttcttctgttCCTGCTTACCACACCTTTCTTTGCAAAAG GTACTGGAATATCAGAGATGGTAGATAGTACTACTGAGGTTTATGAAATCGACTACAGAGGCCCAGAGACTCACTCATCAATTCCACCTCCTGGACACTTACATGGGAAGAAGAAGCCTTCGCCTTCGCCTAGTGTGATCCACAAAGAAAGCGTCACGGGGAGTCCCAAATCTAAAAGGTTTAGGGGTGGCAACTATTATATGGGAAGAAAG GCGAAGAATATACATGGATGA